The following is a genomic window from Motilibacter aurantiacus.
CATCCCGCTGGAGGAGGCCGCGGCCCGCGTCTTCCCGCAGCTGCGCGGGGCCTACTCCCTCGTCTTCATGGACGAGACCACGCTGTACGCCGCGCGCGACCCCCAGGGCATCCGCCCGCTCGTCCTCGGCCGCCTCGACCGCGGCTGGGTCGTCGCGAGCGAGACCGCCGCGCTCGACATCGTCGGCGCCAGCCTGGTCCGCGAGGTCGAGCCCGGCGAGCTGCTCGTCATCGACGAGCACGGGCTGCGCTCCTCGCGCTTCGCCCCGGCCGAGCCCAAGGGCTGCGTCTTCGAGTACGTCTACCTCGCCCGCCCGGACACCCGCATCGCCGGCCGCAGCGTGCACGCGGCGCGGGTCGCGCTCGGCAAGCAGCTGGCCAAGGAAGCTCCGGTCGAGGCCGACCTGGTCATCCCGGTGCCGGAGTCCGGCACGCCCGCCGCGATCGGCTACGCCCAGGGCAGCGGCATCCCCTACGGCGTCGGCCTGGTCAAGAACTCCTACGTCGGGCGCACCTTCATCCAGCCCAGCCAGACCATCCGCCAGCTCGGCATCCGGCTCAAGCTCAACCCGCTGCGCGAGGTCATCGCCGGGCAGCGGCTCGTCGTGGTCGACGACTCGATCGTGCGCGGCAACACCCAGCGCGCGCTCGTGCGGATGCTGCGCGAGGCCGGCGCCGCCGAAGTGCACGTGCGCATCTCCAGCCCGCCGGTCAAGTGGCCGTGCTTCTACGGCATCGACTTCGCGAGCCCGGCCGAGCTCGTCGCCAACGGGCTGTCGGTCGACGAGGTGCGCCAGTCGATCGGCGCGGACTCGCTGGGCTACGTCTCGCTCGAGGGGCTCATCGCCGCGTCCGAGCAGCCGGCCGACAAGCTCTGCACCGCCTGCTTCACCGGCAGCTATCCCGTGGGCCTTCCCGAGGACTCGGGCCTGGGCAAGCACCTGCTCGAGGGGCTCGCCGGCCGGGTGCGGGCCGAGGGCGGCGCGGGCACGCCGACCGACGTCGAGGGCGTGCCGGTCGGGCTGCCCGGTGGCGCGGCCGACGCGTTGACGCGCCCGTGAGCGGCTCCACGTACGCCGCGGCAGGCGTCGACATCGAGGCCGGTGACCGCGCGGTCGAGCTCATGCGCGAGTCGGTCGGCCGGGCGAAGCGGCCCGAGGTGCTCGGGGGCATCGGCGGCTTCGCCGGCCTCTTCGACGCGAGCGCGCTGACGGCGTACGAGCGGCCGCTGCTCGCCACGAGCACCGACGGCGTGGGCACCAAGGTCGCGATCGCGCAGCGCCTGGACAAGCACGACACGATCGGGCTGGACCTGGTCGCGATGGTCGTCGACGACCTGGTCGTGTGCGGCGCCGAGCCGCTGTTCATGACCGACTACATCGCCTGCGGCAAGGTCGTGCCCGAGCGCATCGCCGCGATCGTCAAGGGCATCGCCGACGGCTGCGTGCTGGCCGGGTGCGCCCTGCTCGGGGGCGAGACCGCGGAGCACCCGGGGCTGCTCTCGCCCGACGAGTACGACGTGGCGGGCGCCGCGACCGGCGTGGTCGAGGCCGACGCCATGCTCGGCGCCGAGCGCGTCCGGGCCGGGGACGCCGTCGTCGCGATCGCGTCGAGCGGGCTGCACTCCAACGGCTACAGCCTCGTGCGCCACGTGTTGCTCGGCACCGCGGGCCAGGCCGCCGGGCTGACCCTGGAGGGCCACGTGGCCGAGCTCGGCCGCACCCTCGGCGAGGAGCTGCTCGAGCCGACCCGGATCTACTCGCTGGACTGCCTGGCGCTGGCGCGGACGCTGCCGGTGCACGCGTACTCCCACGTCACGGGCGGCGGGCTGGCCGCCAACCTCGCGCGGGTGATGCCGGCCGGGCTCACGGCCCGCCTGGACCGCTCGACCTGGGCGCTGCCGCCGGTCTTCCGGCTGGTCGGCGAGGTCGGCCAGGTGGCGCAGCCCGAGCTCGAGCGCACCCTGAACGCGGGGGTCGGCATGGTGGCGCTGCTGCCCGAGGGCTCCGCGGACGCGGCGGTCGCGCTACTAGCCGAGCGGGGGGTGCCCGCCTGGGTCGCCGGTGAGGTCGTGCCCGCCGTGGACGCCGGGGCTCCGCGCGCGGAGCTCGTCGGGGCCTACGCGGGCTGACCGCCCCTCGCCCGGACACGCGACGGGGCTCGACCGGTCCCGGCGCCGCTCACGACCGGGCCCGCCCGTGGGGCGTCCGCGTACCCGCCGGCGGGCGCTCAGGCTCACGCGACGTCGTCCCCGGTGGGCCCGTGCCCGAGTGGCGGCCGCGAGCCGGCCGAACAGGTGGGCCCCGTCGCAGCAGCGGTGCTGCGGAAGGCCTCGGCCGAGCCATCGCGGGCATGACGCACCCGGGCCCAGCCCTGGAGTCAGGGCTGGGCCGGAGGGGGAAGCGTCAGCGAGCCGTCGACCAGCGGTCGTCGTCGTACTCGTCGGTGTCGTCGTCCGGTGCTGCAGCAGGCGGCGCGCTCACACCCGAGGACGGACCACCTGCAAGCTCTCGCTGGAGGGCGTCGTAGTCGGTGTTGGGGCTCGAGTACTTCAGCTCCCGGGCAACCTTGGTCTGCTTGGCCTTGGCGCGGCCACGCCCCATGGCTCGACCCCCTCATGCGATGGCGGGGCGGCTCCTCCCCGGAGCGGCCCCTGCAGGTGCGTCTCTGTCGTGCCCTCCACGGTACAGGGCGACCCGCGCCGATAGCGACTCGATCAGCAGTCGACGCGTCGCGCGCGCCCTCTTGCGCGGCCGACCCGGCAGGCGCAGGATGCCCGCGTGCGCGCCGTCCTCCCTCGAACGGCCGCGTTGCGTGTCTACGAGCCGCTCGCGGGCTTTCCCGAGCCCGAGCGGTCCCGGTGGGCTGCGTACGCCGACCGCAGCCCGGCTGCCCGCGCCGCGGCCAGCGCCGACGGCCGCCACCTGCGGCTGGCCGGCCTCGCCGCCACGCCCCCGGTCGTGGTGCCCCCCCGCGAGTCCGACGAGGCCCACGTGCTCGTGCGGTCCGGGGTCGTCCACGTCTGCCCCGAGCAGCCCCGGCTGCGGGCCTGGGAGGCGCTCGCCGACCTGCGGGCCGAGTACCCCCAGCGGCTGGTCGACGCGTTCGTGCCTCCGGTGGTGCTCGAGCAGGCCGAGCGTGACCATGCCCGCTGGCGCACGGGCCACCCGGATGTGCGCCCCCACGTCCGCACGGCCGGCTGGCAGGTGCCGCTGGCCTGGCTGGTGCTCCTGGCGGACGCGGAGCGCGAGCTCAGCCTCGGCGCCGCGCGATACCTGCGCTACCGCACCCCGATGTCCGCGGCCCGCCGCGCCGCCGCCCGTGCGCTGCGGACCCTGCGCCTCACTCCCGACGAGGTGTGGGCCACCGCGCTGCGCGGCGACGTGGGCGACGGCGGTGGCGACGAGGCCCCGGGGCCGGCCGGGCCCGATGGCCCGGAGGGGCCGGGCGGCCCGCTGGCGCTGCCCCCCGACGCCGACCTGCTCGACGAGGTCGAGGACGTGGCCCGCTGGCTGGAGGAGTTCCACCCGCGCTCGTGGGTCGAGCTGGACTACTGCGGGCTGGTGGACCTGCTGCCGCGGCAGACGCTCGAGGACGACCACTCGGCCAGGGACACGGCCGAGGTGCTGGCCCGGCTCGCGTCCGGTGACGGAGCGGCGGCAGCGGCGGCGTACGCCCGGCTGGAGCGGCGCTGGGAAGCCGTCCAGGCCCTCGAACGAGCGAACTAGCGGACCTCTTCGGGCGCAGTGCGCGGTAGCCACTCGATCGGGGTAGCCCGTCGCGTAGTCTTCGAAATAGTCCGACCGAGCCATTTCGGACATCCGTCGCGGCGCGCACTATCTATCTAGCGGGCCGAGCACGTCGGCTCGTGGAAACAGGAGGTCGTGGATGTCCGCTCGCACGCCCGAGTCCGAGCCGTTGCTCACCCCTGCCGAGGTGGCGACGATGTTCCGTGTGGACCCGAAGACGGTCACGCGCTGGGCCAAGGCCGGCAAGCTCACCTCGATCCGCACCCTCGGCGGCCACCGCCGCTACCGCGAGACCGAGGTCCGGGCGCTGCTCGGCAGCGTCCCGCAGCCTCGCGCGGAGGGCTGACCCCCTTCTGACGAGCTGCGTGTCGCGCCGCGTCGCCTGACGTGCCCCTGACGGCACGTCGAGCGGGGCGGCGCTTCCGTCTCCGGGCCGCGGCGGGAAGCCCGCCGCAGCCGTCCCAGCGGCCTCGTCCGGGGCGCCCGTCAGCCGGCTGTCAGTCGCCGGTCGGTCGGCAGCCGGCTGGCGGTCAGCCGGTCCGGGCCATGGGCCCCCGCCCGCACGGCTCAGCCCCTCGGGCGCGCCCGCCCGCCGCAGCTGTCCGGGTGCGGCACGATGCCTGCGTGGCAGCTCGCACCTCCGGCCCCCGGCCACGGACGGCACGCGGCGCAGGTCGAGGCGCAGGTGAGGCGGAGAAGCCCGCCGCCGGTGCGCCCGAGCACGGCTCTCCCGGCCCCGGTGCTCCGGCAGGCGTCACGGACGAGGGGGCGACGGCGCCTGAGCAGAAGCTCTCCGTAGCCGCGCAGCACCTCTACACGCTGCTTCCGACCGATTTCGTCGCAGCGCGTGACGAAATGATCTCTGCGGCCCGTCGCGACAAAGATCGCGAGCTGGCCCGGCAATTGGCCGCGCTGCGACGCCCCACCGCCGGGGCCTGGATGGTCAATGCGCTCGCGCGCTGGCGCCCGGACGATCTCGAGGATCTCCTCGCGCTCGGCCCTGCCCTGCAGGAGGCTGCCGCGACGCTGTCGGCGGAGGGCCTGCGCGCCCTGTCGACGCAGCGCAACCGCGTGCTCGCCGCGCTCGTCGCCCGTGCTTCCCGACTGGCCGCGGAGGCCGGCCTCCGCGTGGACTCCACCGCTGAGGCCGAGGCGCAGGACACTCTCGCCGCCGCGCTGGCCGAGCCCGCCGCCGCCGAGCGGGTGCGCACCGGAACCCTCGCCCACGGGCTGCGCCACTCCGGCTTCGGGCCTGCCCCGGAAGAATTATCAGCGTCTGACCCGTCCGGGTGGGGCGCGGCGCCGAATTACCCGAATGCCGCGGCCGAGAAGTCCCGGAAAATTGCCCGGAAGGCCGGGGCGAAAGACCCGGGCACGGAGGCGGAAAAGCGCCGGGAGGACGCCAGAAAGGCGGCCGAGGCGAAGCGCGCGGCGCAGGTGGCCCGGGCCGAGCAGGCGCTGTCGGCCGCGCAGGAGTCGCTCACGGAGCGGGAGCAGGCGGCCGCCGACGCCGCAGCCGCCGCGGACGAGCTCGCCGCCGAGCTGGACCGGGCCCGTGAGCAGGTACGCGACCTCGAGCGCCGCTCCGCCGCGGCCGCCCTGGACGGGCGGGCCGCCGAGTCGGCGGCCCGCGAGGCCCGGACGGCGGTGGGACGCGCGCAGCGCGCGCTCGACCGAGCGCGCGCCGCGCAGGACTGACCAGGCCGGCCCGTCAGGCGAGCTTGGCCCGCTCGTACTGCACCGGCCAGGCGACGTCGTCGCCGAGCTCGGCCGCGGCGCGCAGCGGCCAGTGCGGGTCGCGCAGGACGGCCCGCGCCAGCAGCACGGCGTCCGCGGAGCCCTCGGCGAGCACGGCCTCGGCCTGCGCGGGCTCGGTGATGAGCCCGACCGCCGCCGTGGGCAGGCCGCTGCCCTCCCGCACGGCGCGGGCGAACGGCACCTGGTAGCCGGGGCCGACCTCGACCCGCTGCTCGGGCGCGAGCCCGCCGCTGGACACGTCCACGAGGTCCACGCCGTGGCCGGCGAGCTCCTTGGACAGCCGGACCGTCTCCTCGACGGTCCAGCCGCCCGGGGCCCAGTCCGTCGCGGACAGCCGGACCAGCAGCGGGCGCGACTCGGGCCACACCGAGCGGACCGCGTCGACGGCCTCGACGACGACGCGGGACCGGTTCTCGAAGCTGCCGCCGTACTCGTCGGTGCGGTGGTTGCTCAGCGGGGACAGGAACTGGTGGAGCAGATAGCCGTGCGCGGCGTGCAGCTCGACGACCTCGAAGCCGGCCTCGTCGGCACGCCGGGCCGCGTCGGCGAAGGCCTGCACGACCTCGGCGACCTGCGCGCGGGTCAGCTCGCGCGGCACGGGCCAGTCGGCGTACGCGACGGCGGACGGTCCGACGGTCGGCCAGCCGCCGTCGGCGGGGTCGACGTACGCCCGGCCCGCCCACGGCCGCTGTGTCGAGGCCTTGCGCCCGGCATGCCCCAGCTGGATGCCGGGGACCGCGCCCTGCGAGCGGACGAAGTCGGTGATCCGCCTCCAGGCGGTGGCCTGCTCGTCGGCCCAGATGCCGGTGTCGGCCGGGGAGATGCGGCCCTCCGGCGTCACGGCGGTCGCCTCCGAGATCACCAGGCCCGCGCCGCCTCGCGCCAGCCCGCCCAGGTGGACGAGGTGCCAGTCGTTCGGCATGCCCTCGACGGCGGAGTACTGGCACATCGGGGCGACCCACGCGCGGTTGCGCAGCGTCGTCCCGCGCAGGGTCAGCGGCGAGAGGAGAAGGCTCATGCCCGGGGCAACAGGCACGCCGCCGGCCGGGATTCCCGGGGAGGAGCGGTCAGGCCGGCTCGGCCGTGTGGCGGCCGTCCCCCCGCCAGCTGAAGGTGATGACCCGCATGGTCTCGGCGGTGGCGGCGGGCAGCGCGGTGACGGACGCGCGGGCCGGGGGCTCCTGCGTCTGGCCGTGCAGAGGCAGGCGGTCGGCGCGGCCGTCCTGCACGAGAACGGCAACCGGGGTGGCGAAGGTGATCGGCATCATGCCGAGAAGGCTGTCCGCGCGGCCTGAGCCGGAGCTGACGTCCCGCTGCCGGCACGCTGCGCGTTCCCTGGGCGCTCCCTGGGAGCCTCAGCGCGCGTCGGCCGCCTCGACCACCAGGGCGTACCCGTCGGTGTCGCGGTCGGGCAGCGTGGTCTCGACCTGCAGGTGGTGGGCCCCGGAAGGCAGCAGCCCGGCCCCGCCGAAACGCTCGAGGATCAGCAACTGCACGGCGACGTCCTCGCCCGCGCCGTTGACCCCCAGCTCGCGCCAGAAGCCGTAGCCCCCGACCGCCCGTAGCGCCTCGGTGCGGAAGAGCACGCAGGCCGCGACCCACGCCACCTTGTACGCCACCCAGCCGCGCTCGGGCACGTCGACCCGCTGCGCGAGGTGGACCGCGTTCGCGGCGTTGTGCAGACGCCAGCGCTCCCATTCCGGCATTCCCTTGCGTATCCGCTCCGGTAGGGCCTTGCCCTCCCAGAGCTCGAACGCCTCCTGCTCGTGCGGCCGCACGTCCTCGACGTAGGTGAGCCCGCTGGGCGCCATGCCCACGAAGCCGCAGCCCAGTTCCTGAATCGCATCTACCATGCGTCGCAGCGCACCGGGCTCGAGCAGCACGTCGTCGTCGAGGTAGAGCACGTGGTCGGCCCGGGCCTGCTCGAGCAGGAAGTGCCGCTGCTCGGCGATACCGAGCCGCTCCGGCCGCCAGTGCAGCTCGACCTCGACCCCGCGCAGCCGCAGGACGCGCAGCACGGCCGCGGCCTCGTCGCTCTCGTACGCGGGAGCGCCGGCCGTCTGGTCGCTGACCACGAGCCGGAAGCGTGCTTCCTGTGCCAGCAGCCCGGCCAGCGTGACGGCGAGCGGCGCCGGTCGCCCGGCCGTGGGCAGCAGGACGTCGACCGGCAGCCGCTCCCAGCCCTCGTCGGCGCTCACGCCTGCTCGTCCGACGTCGCGCCGCGGCGTACGCGGCGGAGCAGCTCGCTGGTGGACCGGTCCTCGACGTAGTCGACGATCCGCACCTCGCCGCCCAGCTCGCGCACGAGCGGGGCCTCGCGCAGCATGTCCTCGGTGTAGTCGCCGCCCTTGGCGTAGACGTCGGGCCGGATCACCTGCAGCAGGTCGGTCGGGCTGTCACCGTCGAACACCACGACGGAGTCCACGGCCGAGAGCCCGGCGAGCACGGCGACGCGGTCCTCGACGCCGTTGACCGGCCGGTCCGGGCCCTTCAGCCGGCGGACGCTCTCGTCGCCGTTGACGCCGACGATGAGCAGGTCGCCGAGCCGCCGGGCCGCGTCGAGGTAGGCGACGTGGCCCGCGTGCAGCACGTCGAAGCAGCCGTTGGTGAAGACGACACGCTTGCCGAGGGCGCGCGCGTCCTCGACGAGGGCGGCCAGCCGCTCGCGCCCGAGGTGCAACGGCGCGGCGTGCTGCAGGGCGGCGCGCAGGTCGACCGCGCGGCAGACCGGCGTGCCCGGCCGGCGCACGACCACGCCGGAGGCGGCGCACCCGACCTGGGCGGCGTCGGGGATCTGGGCGCCGGCCGCCAAGGACAGCACGAGCGCCGCCGCGAACGCGTCACCCGCGCCCGCTCCCACCGCGGCCGCGACGGGCTCGGTGGGCACGTGCCAGGGGGCGCCGTCGCGCGGCAGCACCAGCGCGCCGTCCCGGTCGAGGGTGGCGACGACCGCGCCGGCCCCGCTGACCGCGCGCAGCCGGGCCGACGCGGCCTCCAGGAAGCCGAGCCTGTCCTTGGTGAACGCGGTCTTCTCGTCCAGGTCGAGGACGAGCTCGATCTCCTCGGCGTCCGGCGTGACGACGTCCGGCTGCAGGCCCGCCCAGTCCCGGACGTCGTGCGCGTCGACCACGAGCAGCGCGCCCTGGGCACGGGCGGCGCGGGCGAGCTCCTCGCGCACCCGGGGGGTGAACAGGCCGCAGGCGTAGTCCGCGGCGAGCACCGCGTCGGCGCCCTCCACCGCCTGTCGCACCGCGGCGACGACCCGCTCCTCGGTCTGCGCCGACAGGCGGTCGACGTCACCGGAGTCGAAGCGGGCCACGAGCTGGCCGCGGCAGGTGAGCCGGCGCTTCGCCACGGTGCGGCGGTCGTCCGCGGTCACCACGAGATCGTCGGGGACGCCCTGGGCCAGCAGCAGGCGGCGCGCCTGGCGGCCCTCCTCGTCGTCGCCCACGACGGAGACGAACCGCACGCGGCCGCCGAGCGCCGCGACCCCGCGGGCGGCGTTCGCGCCGCCGCCGGGGGCGTACGCCTCCTCCTGGACCTTGATCACGGGCACGACGCCCTCGCGGGCGAGCCCCTTGGCCGGGCCGTCGAGCCAGACGTCGAGGCAGGAGTCCCCGACGACGGCGACGGTCAGCTCGCCGAACCGCGAGAGCATGCCTTCCCAGCGCTGCGCGCTCATGCGGCCCGCCTCTCGGCCAGGCCCAGCGCCGCGGCCGCCACCTGGTCGGGCGCGATGTCCAGGCATTCGTGGGCGTACGGGCAGCGGAACGCCCGGCACGGCGTGCACGCCGTCGGGCGGTTGAGCACCGTCGCGCTGGTCGACCGCGGGGCGTACTGGCCGATCTCCTCGGTGCCGGCGAAGAGCGCCACCAGCGGCGCCCGCACGGCGTCGGCCAGGTGCATGCCCCCGGAGTTGTTGGTGACCGCGACCGTCGCCGCCTGCAGCACCGCGGCCAGCTCGGTCAGGGAGAGCCTCCCGGCCAGCGCGAGCACGCCGGGGCCGGCTGCTCCGGCCACCTGCTCCACCAGCTCGCGCTCGCCGTCCGTGCCCACCACGAGCACCGTCAGCCCGGCGTCGGCGAGCAGCCGACAGGCGGCGGCGAACCGCGCGGGCTCCCAGCGCCGGGACGCGCAGGAGGCGCCGGGCAGCACCACGGCGTACGGGGCGTGCGGGTCGACGCCGGCGGCGCGCAGGACGTGCGGGGCGGACTCGACCGCCGCGGCCGGGACGCGTACGCGCAGGTCCGCGCCGTCCGCCGGCCCGGCCCCCGCCCGCTCCAGCAGGTGCAGTGCCCGGTCGACCTGGTGGACGCCGTCCTCCGGGGACGGCACCCAGGTGCTCAGCAGCGCGCCGCCGAACTCCTTGGACATGCCCACCCGCAGGGGCACGCCGGCCAGCCAGCACACGTAGGCCGGCGGCCACGGCGACTGGGAGAAGGAGGTGAAGAGGACGGCGGCGTCGTAGCGACCGGCCGCCACCAGCCCGACGAGCGCGTGCTCGGCGGCGGGGTCCGGTGCCGGCGCCACACCCGCGCGCTGCCAGGACGGGGAGGTGACGAGCGTGCCCGACACCTCGGGCAGCAGCGCCGCCGCTGCGGCGCCACCGGGGGAGGCGAGCAGGTCCAGGCGGGCCTCGGGCGCCGCGCGGCGCAGCGTGCGCAGGGCCGGGCCGAGCATGAGCACGTCACCGGCGTTGTCGGGCCGCACGACGAGCACCCGGCGCAGCGCGGCCCAGTCCAGCGGCAGCCCGGCGAGCGCGCCCGGGTGCTCGCCGAGCACCGGCCCGGGGCCAGCGGGGGGCCCGGGCGTCGCGTTCGAAGGGGCGGCCACGGGCGGAACGCTAGCTGGCAGGCAACGCGGCACCGGTCAGCGCTACCCCTGCAGGCCGGCGATCAACCCTGGTGGACTGCGGGCCGCCGCGTCCGGCCGGGCCCGTACCCTCGGCTGGCGGCCGCCGCGGGGCGGCCGCTGGTGCAGCACGTCGGGAGGCGCGGATGCGGGTGGCCCTGGTCTGCGGCAGCTACGCCCCGGACCGGGACGGCGTCGCGGACTACGTGGCGCGCCTGGCGGAGGGGCTCTCGGCGCACGGGGACGTCGAGCCGGTCGTCCTCTCCTCTGCGGGGGCCACCGCCGAGTGCGTCCGGGTGTGCGAGCGCTGGGACCTGCCCGGCGTACGCGCCGCAGCCCGCCGCCTGGGCGAGCTCGCGCCCGACGTCGTCCACGTGCAGTTCGCGCCGTCGGCGTACGGCTGGTCGCCCGCGGTCGGGCTGCTGCCGCTGATGCTGGGACGCCACACGAAGGCGCCGGTCGTGACCACCCTGCACGAGTACGGCTGGTGGTCCTGGCCGCGCCGGGTGCCGGCCCCGGTCTGGCGGGCGGTCGAGCGCACCGGGTGGTGGGACCGGGAGACGCTGGCCCTGGCGCCGCGCAGTGCCGCGCTGGTCACGACCAACGCCGGCCACGCCGCCACGGTCCGCAGCCGGCTCCGCCGGGAGCCCGTCGTCGTCCCCATCGGGCCCAACGTGGTGGACGCGGGCGACGGCCGGGACGCGGCGCGGGCCGCCGTCACCGCGTCCCTCGGCCTGCCCCTGGACGCCCGGCTGCTCGTCTTCTTCGGCTTCGTCCACCCGGTGAAGGGCGTGCGGTACCTGCTCGACGCGCTCGCCGAGCTGCGGGCGGACCCGGCGTACGCCGACCTGCACGTCGTGGTCGCGGGCGGCTTCACCTCGCTCGCGCTGCCCGAGGACGAGGCGCGCGCCTTCCGGGCCGAGCTCGAGGCGCACGCCGCCGAGCGCGGGGTCGCGGAGTCGGTCTCCTTCCTCGGGCACACGCCGGCGCGCGAGGTCTCGCGCCTGCTGCGGGCGGCCGACGCGGCCGTGCTGCCGCTCACCCACGGCGTGACCGCGAAGAGCGGCGCGCTGATCGCCGCGCTGAGCCACGGGGCCCCGGTCGTCATGACGCTGCCGGAGAAGGCGCAGGACCGCAGCCCGGAGCTGGTCGACGGCCGGACGGTCGTGACGGTGGCCGCGCGCCGGGACGGCCCGGCACTGGCCGCCGCGCTTCGGCGGGTGCTGGCCGACGACGCGCTCCGCGCGCGGGTGGCCGCGGGAGGCCGGGAGCTGGCCGCCGGCCGCGGTTGGCCGGCCCTCGCCGCCCGCCACGCCGAGCTGTACGCCACCGTGGCCGGGGCGCCGGTGCGGGCATGACCGCGCCGCCGGTCAGGAGGGCCCTGTTCGTCGAGCTGCTCGGCGGGTTCGGCGACGTGCTGCTGGCGCTGCCCGCCGTGCACGCGCTGGCGCTGACCCACCGCTCCGCCCGGCTCGACGTCCTCACCTTCACCCCCGGCGACGTGCTGCTGACCGCGGACCCGCTGGTCGGCCGCGTCCTGGCCACTGCCGACCACAGCGAGGGCGCCCCGCGGGCGGCGGTGGAGGCGGCGCTCGCCGCGGGTGACTACGACCTGGTCGTCACCACCACGACGTACGACGGGATCGGCGACCTCTGCCGGGAGCGCTCCCCGTGGGCGGTCACGAACCTCTGGCAGGGCGCCCCCGACGGCGAGCTCGTCGACCGCCGCTTCGTGCGCCTGCTCGTCGACGCCGGCGCGGTCGCGGCCGAGCACGCGGGGGCCCCGCTGCGGGTGGAGCTGACCGCCCAGGAGCTGGCGGCGGGGGAGGCGGACGTCGAGGCGCTGGCCCCGACGGCCGGGCCGCCACCCGTGGTGCTCGTCCCCGGGTCCGGCATGCCGGTCAAGGAGTGGGGCGAGACCCGCTGGCGCCTGCTGGCCGAGCGGCTCGCGGACGACGGCCACCCGGTGCTGTCCGCCGTCGACCGGTCCACGCCCCCGGTCGCCGGGAGCTGGCCGATACCGCCGGGCGGGCTGCGCGAGCTGGCCGCCCGGCTGGCGGCCGTGGGGCGCCGCGGCGGGGTCGTCGTCGGCGGGGACACCGGGCCGGTACGCCTCGGCACGGCGGTCGGCGCTCCGGCGGTGGGGCTGTACGGCCCCACCTCCGCCGGCCGCTACGGCCTGCGGCCCGGCGTCGGCACCGCGCTGCAGGGCTGGCCCGGCTGCCCGGTCCGGCTGCCCTCGGCCATCACCGAACAGGAGTGCTGGTGGTCGGCGCGCTGCCCCTTCGGGGACGAGCCGCGCTGCATGGGCGACATCCGCGTCGACGACGTGCTAGCGGCCGTCCGCGACCGGCTCGGCCCGGCTCGGGCCCCGGCGGCGCCGTGACGTCGGGCGAAGTGCAGCTCGTCCGTCCACCTGCTCGGGGGAGCGGGCACGAACGGTCCCGCGTCCCGTAGCGGCTTTGGTATAGCCTGCGCGATCAGCGGCGTGCGCAGGCGGAGGTGGTCCACGTGGTCGCTTCCAGCGGCAGCGGGAGCTCCTCACGGGACGGCGCCCCG
Proteins encoded in this region:
- the purF gene encoding amidophosphoribosyltransferase — protein: MGRGDGRLSHDLLPGEKGPQDACGVFGVWAPGEEVAKLAYFGLYALQHRGQESAGIAVSSGSSIVVLKDMGLVSQVFRESDLETLRGHLAVGHTRYSTTGGSTWANAQPTFRSTADGHLALAHNGNLTNTADLARLVSELPQPEADPRRPESAISATNDTDLIAALLASHPDIPLEEAAARVFPQLRGAYSLVFMDETTLYAARDPQGIRPLVLGRLDRGWVVASETAALDIVGASLVREVEPGELLVIDEHGLRSSRFAPAEPKGCVFEYVYLARPDTRIAGRSVHAARVALGKQLAKEAPVEADLVIPVPESGTPAAIGYAQGSGIPYGVGLVKNSYVGRTFIQPSQTIRQLGIRLKLNPLREVIAGQRLVVVDDSIVRGNTQRALVRMLREAGAAEVHVRISSPPVKWPCFYGIDFASPAELVANGLSVDEVRQSIGADSLGYVSLEGLIAASEQPADKLCTACFTGSYPVGLPEDSGLGKHLLEGLAGRVRAEGGAGTPTDVEGVPVGLPGGAADALTRP
- the purM gene encoding phosphoribosylformylglycinamidine cyclo-ligase, which produces MSGSTYAAAGVDIEAGDRAVELMRESVGRAKRPEVLGGIGGFAGLFDASALTAYERPLLATSTDGVGTKVAIAQRLDKHDTIGLDLVAMVVDDLVVCGAEPLFMTDYIACGKVVPERIAAIVKGIADGCVLAGCALLGGETAEHPGLLSPDEYDVAGAATGVVEADAMLGAERVRAGDAVVAIASSGLHSNGYSLVRHVLLGTAGQAAGLTLEGHVAELGRTLGEELLEPTRIYSLDCLALARTLPVHAYSHVTGGGLAANLARVMPAGLTARLDRSTWALPPVFRLVGEVGQVAQPELERTLNAGVGMVALLPEGSADAAVALLAERGVPAWVAGEVVPAVDAGAPRAELVGAYAG
- a CDS encoding DUF3073 domain-containing protein; this encodes MGRGRAKAKQTKVARELKYSSPNTDYDALQRELAGGPSSGVSAPPAAAPDDDTDEYDDDRWSTAR
- the bldC gene encoding developmental transcriptional regulator BldC; the protein is MSARTPESEPLLTPAEVATMFRVDPKTVTRWAKAGKLTSIRTLGGHRRYRETEVRALLGSVPQPRAEG
- a CDS encoding NADH:flavin oxidoreductase/NADH oxidase, giving the protein MSLLLSPLTLRGTTLRNRAWVAPMCQYSAVEGMPNDWHLVHLGGLARGGAGLVISEATAVTPEGRISPADTGIWADEQATAWRRITDFVRSQGAVPGIQLGHAGRKASTQRPWAGRAYVDPADGGWPTVGPSAVAYADWPVPRELTRAQVAEVVQAFADAARRADEAGFEVVELHAAHGYLLHQFLSPLSNHRTDEYGGSFENRSRVVVEAVDAVRSVWPESRPLLVRLSATDWAPGGWTVEETVRLSKELAGHGVDLVDVSSGGLAPEQRVEVGPGYQVPFARAVREGSGLPTAAVGLITEPAQAEAVLAEGSADAVLLARAVLRDPHWPLRAAAELGDDVAWPVQYERAKLA
- a CDS encoding glycosyltransferase family 2 protein gives rise to the protein MSADEGWERLPVDVLLPTAGRPAPLAVTLAGLLAQEARFRLVVSDQTAGAPAYESDEAAAVLRVLRLRGVEVELHWRPERLGIAEQRHFLLEQARADHVLYLDDDVLLEPGALRRMVDAIQELGCGFVGMAPSGLTYVEDVRPHEQEAFELWEGKALPERIRKGMPEWERWRLHNAANAVHLAQRVDVPERGWVAYKVAWVAACVLFRTEALRAVGGYGFWRELGVNGAGEDVAVQLLILERFGGAGLLPSGAHHLQVETTLPDRDTDGYALVVEAADAR
- the rfaE2 gene encoding D-glycero-beta-D-manno-heptose 1-phosphate adenylyltransferase, yielding MSAQRWEGMLSRFGELTVAVVGDSCLDVWLDGPAKGLAREGVVPVIKVQEEAYAPGGGANAARGVAALGGRVRFVSVVGDDEEGRQARRLLLAQGVPDDLVVTADDRRTVAKRRLTCRGQLVARFDSGDVDRLSAQTEERVVAAVRQAVEGADAVLAADYACGLFTPRVREELARAARAQGALLVVDAHDVRDWAGLQPDVVTPDAEEIELVLDLDEKTAFTKDRLGFLEAASARLRAVSGAGAVVATLDRDGALVLPRDGAPWHVPTEPVAAAVGAGAGDAFAAALVLSLAAGAQIPDAAQVGCAASGVVVRRPGTPVCRAVDLRAALQHAAPLHLGRERLAALVEDARALGKRVVFTNGCFDVLHAGHVAYLDAARRLGDLLIVGVNGDESVRRLKGPDRPVNGVEDRVAVLAGLSAVDSVVVFDGDSPTDLLQVIRPDVYAKGGDYTEDMLREAPLVRELGGEVRIVDYVEDRSTSELLRRVRRGATSDEQA
- a CDS encoding glycosyltransferase family 9 protein; this translates as MAAPSNATPGPPAGPGPVLGEHPGALAGLPLDWAALRRVLVVRPDNAGDVLMLGPALRTLRRAAPEARLDLLASPGGAAAAALLPEVSGTLVTSPSWQRAGVAPAPDPAAEHALVGLVAAGRYDAAVLFTSFSQSPWPPAYVCWLAGVPLRVGMSKEFGGALLSTWVPSPEDGVHQVDRALHLLERAGAGPADGADLRVRVPAAAVESAPHVLRAAGVDPHAPYAVVLPGASCASRRWEPARFAAACRLLADAGLTVLVVGTDGERELVEQVAGAAGPGVLALAGRLSLTELAAVLQAATVAVTNNSGGMHLADAVRAPLVALFAGTEEIGQYAPRSTSATVLNRPTACTPCRAFRCPYAHECLDIAPDQVAAAALGLAERRAA